A genomic region of Antennarius striatus isolate MH-2024 chromosome 16, ASM4005453v1, whole genome shotgun sequence contains the following coding sequences:
- the cdc42ep1b gene encoding cdc42 effector protein 1b: MSLGKLPVIKGLVSGSQGKRRFKSELSVDMISPPLADFRHTMHVGRGGDVFGDTSFLSNYGGNSEPGSPDSANSSKTTGFFTRTFRHVRKNSVPRLRGDSRDLSSPPPDISPIIKNAISLPQLNMDSPMACRQRMLFPCSISSTDSPLCTYGLQSGFVTLPRFSRFERHFQDDVQTGSTPESGGVTRTRSDSLTSFTVDLGPSLMSEVLNLIDNPTYQQTSHHSQAAGEKEEEDEEDDSSLTETPVQSPWMISPNSSMSSGSFRSTAHVRGRFSSDCTELEDERRSLRTLDVCAGSPLRVAMEPERFQRAADVLSRHYGGGSFTKGMRMSNNASPALSHNHKSPYAFSEEEEEIKV; encoded by the exons ATGAGTCTGGGAAAACTACCCGTAATTAAAGGCCTGGTGTCTGGCTCTCAAGGGAAGCGTCGTTTCAAGAGTGAACTCTCTGTGGACATGATCAGCCCGCCGCTGGCGGACTTCCGACACACCATGCACGTTGGTCGTGGCGGAGATGTGTTTGGTGACACTTCCTTCTTGAGCAACTATGGTGGCAACAGTGAGCCTGGAAGCCCAGACTCAGCCAACAGCTCCAAGACAACCGGATTCTTCACACGCACGTTCCGACACGTGCGGAAAAACTCTGTGCCACGGCTGCGGGGGGACTCTCGTGACTTGTCATCCCCTCCACCAGACATCTCACCCATCATCAAGAATGCCATTTCATTGCCCCAGCTCAACATGGACTCTCCTATGGCGTGCCGACAGAGGATGCTGTTCCCCTGTTCCATCAGCTCGACGGACTCCCCCCTCTGCACATATG GCCTACAGTCTGGTTTCGTCACTTTGCCCCGATTCTCTCGCTTTGAGAGACATTTTCAGGACGATGTCCAGACAGGATCAACGCCAGAGAGTGGAGGCGTGACGCGGACACGCTCGGACTCCCTCACCTCATTCACCGTAGACCTCGGCCCATCCCTTATGAGCGAGGTGCTGAACCTCATTGACAACCCCACTTACCAGCAGACATCCCATCACAGCCAGGCTGCAggtgagaaagaggaagaggacgaagaggaTGACAGCTCTCTGACAGAGACGCCTGTTCAGAGCCCTTGGATGATTTCACCCAACTCTTCCATGAGTAGTGGGTCATTCAGAAGTACCGCACACGTCAGGGGCCGCTTTAGCTCTGACTGCACAGAGCTGGAGGACGAGAGGAGGTCCTTGAGGACGCTGGATGTCTGCGCTGGATCCCCTCTGAGAGTGGCTATGGAGCCAGAAAGGTTCCAGAGGGCGGCCGATGTGCTGTCTCGTCATTATGGTGGGGGATCCTTCACAAAGGGAATGAGGATGAGCAACAACGCCTCTCCTGCTCTGTCTCACAACCACAAATCACCTTATGCCTtttctgaggaggaggaggagattaaAGTCTAG
- the LOC137609402 gene encoding galectin-1-like isoform X2, translating to MDVQIKNASLRAGDQLKVRGFIPHDAERFQIEMGSDANDLGLHFNPRFHDDTDGSVVVCNSKADGCWGEEQREMDNPLQRGTDVKIVVKLAGEMFEVELPEGHEIMFPNRDNVDVIDYIKITGDFKLTSFKIC from the exons ATG gACGTTCAAATCAAGAATGCAAGTCTGAGAGCTGGAGATCAGCTAAAAGTAAGAGGGTTCATTCCACATGATGCTGAGAG ATTTCAGATTGAGATGGGCAGCGATGCAAATGATCTGGGACTGCACTTTAACCCTCGATTCCACGATGACACTGATGGATCTGTTGTTGTTTGCAACTCAAAAGCTGATGGTTGTTGGGGAGAAGAGCAACGAGAAATGGACAACCCCCTGCAAAGGGGCACAGATGTTAAG ATTGTGGTGAAACTAGCTGGAGAAATGTTTGAAGTGGAGCTTCCTGAAGGACATGAAATCATGTTTCCCAACCGAGACAACGTGGATGTTATCgactacatcaaaattacaGGAGACTTCAAACTAACTTCCTTCAAGAtctgctaa
- the LOC137609402 gene encoding galectin-1-like isoform X1, with product MTAAGLFTPAPKVTMDVQIKNASLRAGDQLKVRGFIPHDAERFQIEMGSDANDLGLHFNPRFHDDTDGSVVVCNSKADGCWGEEQREMDNPLQRGTDVKIVVKLAGEMFEVELPEGHEIMFPNRDNVDVIDYIKITGDFKLTSFKIC from the exons CTGCAGGACTCTTCACACCAGCACCCAAAGTAACCATG gACGTTCAAATCAAGAATGCAAGTCTGAGAGCTGGAGATCAGCTAAAAGTAAGAGGGTTCATTCCACATGATGCTGAGAG ATTTCAGATTGAGATGGGCAGCGATGCAAATGATCTGGGACTGCACTTTAACCCTCGATTCCACGATGACACTGATGGATCTGTTGTTGTTTGCAACTCAAAAGCTGATGGTTGTTGGGGAGAAGAGCAACGAGAAATGGACAACCCCCTGCAAAGGGGCACAGATGTTAAG ATTGTGGTGAAACTAGCTGGAGAAATGTTTGAAGTGGAGCTTCCTGAAGGACATGAAATCATGTTTCCCAACCGAGACAACGTGGATGTTATCgactacatcaaaattacaGGAGACTTCAAACTAACTTCCTTCAAGAtctgctaa